In Camelus bactrianus isolate YW-2024 breed Bactrian camel chromosome 10, ASM4877302v1, whole genome shotgun sequence, a genomic segment contains:
- the DEPDC7 gene encoding DEP domain-containing protein 7 codes for MATVREKAAALNLSALQSPAQRPPGFSVAQKPFGATYVWSSIINTLQTQVEVKKRRHHLKRHSDCFVGSEAVDVIFSHLIQNKYFGDTDIPRAKVVRVCQALMDYKVFEAVSTKVFGKDKKPTFEDSSCSLYRFTKVHNQNSQLGKENKRYSPSRYTDTLFKSSDTQSASLEDLWENLSLKPADSPHVNLSASLSPQVINEVWQEETIGRLLQLIDLPLLDSLLNRQEVRPKVPQPKRQPDLVNNRNYLDRGILKAYSESQEDEWLSSAIDCLEYLPDQMVVDISRNFPEQPDRIDLVKELLFDAIGRHYSSREPLLNHLSDVHNGIAELLVNGKTEIALEATQLFLKLLDSQNREEFRRLLYFMAVAAHPSEFKLQKESDNRMVVKRIFSKAIVDNKNLSKGKTDLLVLFLMDHQKDVFKIPGTLHKIVSVKLMDIQKGRDPNRDTGYFYCQRIDQSDYSDHTKMTTKDELLNLLKNIDEDSKLSAKEKKKLLGQFYKCHPNIFIEYFGD; via the exons ATGGCCACGGTGCGGGAGAAGGCGGCGGCGCTAAACCTCTCGGCACTCCAGAGCCCCGCGCAGAGGCCTCCCG GTTTCAGTGTGGCCCAGAAGCCATTTGGAGCCACGTATGTGTGGAGCAGCATTATAAACACTCTTCAAACACAAGTGGAGGTGAAAAAACGAAGGCACCATTTAAAAAGACACAGTGACTGTTTTGTTGGTTCAGAAGCTGTAGATGTCATTTTTTCTCACCTaattcagaataaatattttggtGATACAGATATTCCTCGGGCCAAAGTGGTGAGAGTGTGTCAAGCACTTATGGACTACAAAGTGTTTGAAGCAGTTTCAACCAAAGtctttggaaaagacaaaaaacctACATTTGAAGATAGTAGTTGCAGCCTTTACAGATTCACAAAGGTGCATAACCAAAACAGCCAACTAGGCAAAGAGAACAAACGATATTCACCTTCCAG GTACACAGATACATTATTTAAGTCATCTGATACCCAATCGGCAAGTTTAGAGGACTTGTGGGAAAATCTGAGTTTAAAGCCTGCTGATTCCCCTCATGTAAATCTCTCTGCCTCCTTGTCACCACAAG TTATTAATGAAGTATGGCAAGAAGAAACAATTGGGCGTCTGCTACAACTTATAGACCTTCCACTCCTGGACTCCCTACTCAATCGGCAAGAGGTCAGACCTAAAGTTCCTCAGCCTAAGAGACAGCCTGACTTGGTCAACAACAGGAACTATCTGGATCGAGGGATTCTCAAGGCTTACAGTGAATCTCA ggAAGATGAGTGGCTCTCTTCAGCAATTGACTGCTTGGAATACCTTCCAGACCAGATGGTTGTGGACATAAGCAGAAACTTTCCTGAGCAACCAGATAGAATAGACTTAGTCAAAGAACTTCTGTTTGATGCCATTGGCAGACATTACAGTAGTAGGGAACCTCTGTTAAATCACTTATCTGATGTTCATAACGGAATTGCAGAACTCTTAG TGAATGGGAAGACTGAAATAGCATTAGAAGCTACTCAGCTCTTTCTAAAGCTTTTGGATTCCCAAAATAGAGAGGAATTTAGAAGACTGCTGTATTTCATGGCTGTTGCAGCACATCCTTCTGAATTTAAATTACAGAAAGAA agTGACAACCGAATGGTTGTGAAAAGGATATTCTCAAAAGCTATTGTTGACAATAAAAATTTATCCAAAGGCAAAACTGATCTTCTGGTACTCTTTTTAATGGATCATCAAAAAGATGTTTTTAAG attcctggAACTCTACATAAAATTGTCAGTGTTAAGCTCATGGACATTCAGAAGGGAAGAGATCCAAATAGAGACACGG GATATTTTTATTGCCAGAGAATTGATCAAAGTGATTATTCTGACCATACAAAGATGACGACCAAGGATGAACTACTGAATTTACTAAAAAATATTGATGAGGATTCAAAACTGTCtgccaaagagaagaaaaaattgctAGGGCAGTTCTATAAGTGTCACCCAAACATCTTTATTGAATATTTTGGAGACTGA